The Streptococcus mitis genomic sequence CACATATGTTCCGCCTCAATGACAACAAAGGCTCCTTTAGCACCTAAATACTCCATCAAGGCATCGGCCACCTCGATATTCAAACGTTCTTGAATTTGTGGCTTTTTAGAATAAACTTCAACCGTACGGGCTAACTTAGACAAACCTGCCACACGACCATCTGGAATGTAGGCAATATGTGCTCTCCCATAAAATGGTAGAAAGTGGTGTTCACACATGGTATGGAAAAAAATATCCTTTTCTACCACCATATTATCATCAATAATCTCAAAGGATTTTGACAAATGTTCCTCCGCTGTTTGACCAAGCCCTGAAAAAATCTCTTGGTACATACGG encodes the following:
- the folE gene encoding GTP cyclohydrolase I FolE is translated as MDTQKIEAAVKMIIEAVGEDANREGLQETPARVARMYQEIFSGLGQTAEEHLSKSFEIIDDNMVVEKDIFFHTMCEHHFLPFYGRAHIAYIPDGRVAGLSKLARTVEVYSKKPQIQERLNIEVADALMEYLGAKGAFVVIEAEHMCMSMRGVRKPGTATLTTVARGLFETDKDLRDQAYRLMGL